In Harmonia axyridis chromosome X, icHarAxyr1.1, whole genome shotgun sequence, a single window of DNA contains:
- the LOC123685719 gene encoding solute carrier family 12 member 4 isoform X1: MPERFKITKSQDKNNIYGNFSDSGVLLEEDAAREKLLPSHTLGTIVEGDGAEDQNLVSEKVSGYETNLYLYSEEMEDRPRISTLISSLANYSNTIPPASNDPDARPAPGGARMGTLIGVYLPCIQNIFGVILFIRLTWVVGTAGALHGFLIVLCCCCVTMLTAISMSAIATNGVVPGGGSYFMISRSLGPEFGGAVGMLFYTGTTLAAAMYIVGAVEIILTYMAPGLSIFGDVNKDPSAMYNNFRVYGTGLLVVMGIIVFIGVKFVNKFATIALACVIFSILAVYIGIFYNINGNDNLFMCVLGKRLLQLENINDCHKNVTGFLRKKYCTNDSLISCDPYFRDHDTNIVRGIKGLSSGVFFDNIYNSFLEVGQYIAQTKNPEDIEQMEGPTYNQVYADITTSFTLLIGIFFPSVTGIMAGSNRSGDLADAQKSIPIGTICAILTTSTVYLSCVLLFAGTVDNLLLRDKFGVSIGGKLVVANMAWPNQWVILIGSFLSTLGAGLQSLTGAPRLLQAIAKDGIIPFLTPFAVSSSRGEPTRALILTLLICQCGILLGNVDYLAPLLSMFFLMCYGFVNLACALQTLLRTPNWRPRFKYYHWSLSFIGLSLCVAIMFMTSWYYALIAMGMAGMIYKYIEYRGAEKEWGDGIRGMALSAARYSLLRLDEGPPHTKNWRPQILILVKLTSDYVPKYRKLFSFASQLKAGKGLTVCASVIHGDYTRSYGEAMAAKQSLRKTMDEEKVKGFVDILVARNISDGLSHLVQTTGLGGMKPNTVILGWPYGWRQSEDERTWQVFLQTVRNVTAAHMALLVPKGINFFPNSTDKVVGNIDIWWIVHDGGLLMLLPFLLKQHRTWKNCKMRIFTVAQLEDNSIQMKKDLKTFLYHLRIAAEVEVVEMMDSDISAYTYERTLMMEQRNQMLRELQLNKKESLGLVQSLADFNEVSSKENVPLVQSIVDHHHQDPKIASKVRFQEPGCGGDDKTKDNKNCEAEPTNEPLNGEEKPDDCDDSSEKEDASEKKCNEEKKYDLEEEKKPAKMKPDEGNVRRMHTAVKLNEVIVNRSHDAQLVILNLPGPPKDTKLERESNYMEFLEVLTEGLERVLMVRGGGQEVITIYS, encoded by the exons GAGATGGAGCCGAAGATCAAAACCTGGTGTCCGAGAAGGTTTCAGGTTATGAGACCAACCTGTACCTTTACTCGGAAGAAATGGAAGATCGACCACGGATCTCAACACTCATCAGCTCCTTGGCCAACTATTCGAACACCATTCCACCAGCATCTAATGACCCAGATGCCAGACCAGCTCCAGGTGGTGCCCGTATGGGTACCTTGATAGGAGTTTATCTACCGTGTATCCAAAACATCTTCGGAGTAATTCTATTCATTCGACTGACCTGGGTCGTTGGTACAGCTGGTGCGCTGCATGGGTTTTTGATTGTCCTATGCTGCTGCTGTGTAACCATGCTGACAGCTATCTCGATGTCTGCTATTGCTACAAATGGTGTTGTACCTGGTGGTGGCAGTTACTTCATGATATCTAGGTCCCTTGGTCCAGAGTTTGGAGGTGCAGTTGGTATGTTGTTTTACACCGGTACAACGCTTGCTGCAGCAATGTACATCGTTGGTGCTGTTGAAATTATTCTG ACGTATATGGCTCCTGGCTTGTCCATATTCGGTGATGTCAATAAAGACCCTAGTGCGATGTATAACAACTTCAGAGTTTATGGAACAGGTTTGTTGGTGGTGATGGGCATTATTGTGTTCATCGGAGTGAAATTCGTCAACAAATTCGCAACAATAGCGTTGGCTTGTGTCATCTTTTCAATTCTGGCTGTGTATATTGGAATCTTTTACAACATTAATGGAAACGATAATTTATT CATGTGCGTTCTTGGAAAACGTCTTTTACAACTAGAAAATATAAACGATTGTCATAAAAACGTAACAGGttttctgaggaagaagtattGTACCAATGATAGCTTAATTTCTTGTGATCCTTATTTCCGTGATCACGACACCAATATTGTTCGTGGTATCAAAGGGTTGTCATCCGGAGTTTTCTTCG ATAACATCTATAATAGTTTCTTGGAAGTGGGACAATATATCGCTCAAACGAAAAATCCAGAAGATATTGAACAAATGGAAGGCCCTACCTACAACCAGGTCTATGCCGATATAACAACATCCTTCACCTTGCTTATCGGTATCTTCTTCCCTTCTGTCACTGGTATCATGGCAGGCTCAAACCGATCTGGTGATTTAGCAGATGCCCAAAAGTCAATTCCAATCGGAACTATTTGCGCTATCTTGACAACATCAACCGTATATTTATCCTGCGTTTTATTGTTCGCTGGAACAGTTGATAATCTACTCCTTAGGGATAA gtttggtGTATCCATAGGCGGTAAACTTGTGGTTGCAAACATGGCTTGGCCAAATCAATGGGTAATTCTTATAGGTTCCTTCTTATCGACCTTAGGTGCAGGCTTACAGTCATTGACTGGAGCACCGCGTTTGCTACAAGCTATTGCGAAAGATGGAATTATACCATTCCTAACACCATTCGCTGTTTCATCCAGTAGAGGAGAACCTACAAGAGCCCTTATTTTAACCCTGCTTATCTGTCAGTGTGGTATTTTACTCGGCAATGTCGATTATCTAGCACCCTTATTGTCAATGTTCTTCTTGATGTGCTATGGCTTTGTAAACCTCGCCTGTGCTCTACAAACACTTCTTCGAACTCCAAACTGGCGACCAAGGTTCAAGTACTATCACTGGTCCTTATCATTCATTGGTTTATCCTTGTGTGTAGCTATTATGTTTATGACCTCGTGGTATTATGCACTTATCGCTATGGGTATGGCTGGAATGATATACAAATACATCGAATATAGAGG CGCTGAGAAGGAATGGGGTGATGGCATCAGAGGAATGGCTCTGTCAGCAGCAAGATACTCTCTGCTTCGTTTGGACGAAGGACCACCACATACCAAAAACTGGCGTCCACAAATTTTGATATTAGTCAAACTCACCTCTGATTACGTGCCGAAATACAGAAAATTGTTTTCGTTCGCTTCCCAGTTGAAAGCGG gTAAGGGTTTGACAGTCTGTGCATCTGTTATTCATGGGGATTACACGAGGTCTTATGGGGAAGCAATGGCTGCAAAACAGAGCTTGAGGAAAACAATGGACGAAGAGAAAGTGAAAGGCTTTGTGGACATTCTGGTTGCCCGTAATATAAGCGACGGCTTATCCCACTT GGTTCAAACTACAGGTCTTGGTGGGATGAAACCCAACACTGTTATTTTAGGTTGGCCTTACGGATGGCGTCAGTCTGAAGACGAAAGGACCTGGCAAGTTTTCTTGCAGACAGTCCGTAACGTCACTGCTGCCCATATGGCCCTGTTAGTTCCTAAAGGCATTAACTTTTTCCCGAATTCAACAGATAAAGTTGTCGGAAACATCGATATCTGGTGGATCGTTCACGATGGAGGTTTGCTCATGTTGCTTCCATTCTTGTTGAAACAACATCGAACTTGGAAAAACTGCAAGATGCGCATCTTCACTGTGGCTCAACTGGAAGATAACTCGATTCAAATGAAGAAAGATCTGAAGACTTTCTTGTACCATTTGAGAATTGCTGCCGAAGTGGAAGTCGTAGAAATG ATGGACAGCGATATATCTGCATACACTTACGAACGTACTTTGATGATGGAACAACGTAACCAAATGCTGAGGGAACTGCAGCTCAATAAAAAAGAAAGCTTGGGACTG GTTCAATCACTGGCGGATTTCAACGAAGTGTCATCTAAAGAAAATGTCCCACTG GTGCAGTCTATAGTAGATCATCATCACCAGGATCCCAAAATAGCTTCCAAGGTTAGATTCCAAGAGCCAGGATGTGGAGGGGATGACAAAACCAAGGACAACAAAAATTGTGAAGCTGAACCAACTAATGAG CCGCTGAATGGAGAGGAAAAACCAGACGATTGTGATGATTCCAGTGAAAAGGAAGATGCTTCAGAAAAGAAATGCAACGAGGAAAAGAAATACGATTTGGAAGAAGAGAAGAAACCAGCCAAAATGAAACC GGATGAAGGAAATGTTCGAAGAATGCACACAGCTGTCAAGCTGAACGAAGTGATAGTAAATCGTTCTCATGATGCTCAACTAGTTATTCTGAACTTGCCTGGCCCACCTAAAGATACGAAATTGGAGAGGGAATCGAACT ACATGGAGTTCCTTGAGGTACTTACCGAAGGACTAGAAAGAGTTCTTATGGTGAGAGGTGGAGGTCAAGAAGTAATCACCATTTACTCGTAA
- the LOC123685719 gene encoding solute carrier family 12 member 4 isoform X3, whose amino-acid sequence MPERFKITKSQDKNNIYGNFSDSGVLLEEDAAREKLLPSHTLGTIVEGDGAEDQNLVSEKVSGYETNLYLYSEEMEDRPRISTLISSLANYSNTIPPASNDPDARPAPGGARMGTLIGVYLPCIQNIFGVILFIRLTWVVGTAGALHGFLIVLCCCCVTMLTAISMSAIATNGVVPGGGSYFMISRSLGPEFGGAVGMLFYTGTTLAAAMYIVGAVEIILTYMAPGLSIFGDVNKDPSAMYNNFRVYGTGLLVVMGIIVFIGVKFVNKFATIALACVIFSILAVYIGIFYNINGNDNLFMCVLGKRLLQLENINDCHKNVTGFLRKKYCTNDSLISCDPYFRDHDTNIVRGIKGLSSGVFFDNIYNSFLEVGQYIAQTKNPEDIEQMEGPTYNQVYADITTSFTLLIGIFFPSVTGIMAGSNRSGDLADAQKSIPIGTICAILTTSTVYLSCVLLFAGTVDNLLLRDKFGVSIGGKLVVANMAWPNQWVILIGSFLSTLGAGLQSLTGAPRLLQAIAKDGIIPFLTPFAVSSSRGEPTRALILTLLICQCGILLGNVDYLAPLLSMFFLMCYGFVNLACALQTLLRTPNWRPRFKYYHWSLSFIGLSLCVAIMFMTSWYYALIAMGMAGMIYKYIEYRGAEKEWGDGIRGMALSAARYSLLRLDEGPPHTKNWRPQILILVKLTSDYVPKYRKLFSFASQLKAGKGLTVCASVIHGDYTRSYGEAMAAKQSLRKTMDEEKVKGFVDILVARNISDGLSHLVQTTGLGGMKPNTVILGWPYGWRQSEDERTWQVFLQTVRNVTAAHMALLVPKGINFFPNSTDKVVGNIDIWWIVHDGGLLMLLPFLLKQHRTWKNCKMRIFTVAQLEDNSIQMKKDLKTFLYHLRIAAEVEVVEMMDSDISAYTYERTLMMEQRNQMLRELQLNKKESLGLVQSIVDHHHQDPKIASKVRFQEPGCGGDDKTKDNKNCEAEPTNEPLNGEEKPDDCDDSSEKEDASEKKCNEEKKYDLEEEKKPAKMKPDEGNVRRMHTAVKLNEVIVNRSHDAQLVILNLPGPPKDTKLERESNYMEFLEVLTEGLERVLMVRGGGQEVITIYS is encoded by the exons GAGATGGAGCCGAAGATCAAAACCTGGTGTCCGAGAAGGTTTCAGGTTATGAGACCAACCTGTACCTTTACTCGGAAGAAATGGAAGATCGACCACGGATCTCAACACTCATCAGCTCCTTGGCCAACTATTCGAACACCATTCCACCAGCATCTAATGACCCAGATGCCAGACCAGCTCCAGGTGGTGCCCGTATGGGTACCTTGATAGGAGTTTATCTACCGTGTATCCAAAACATCTTCGGAGTAATTCTATTCATTCGACTGACCTGGGTCGTTGGTACAGCTGGTGCGCTGCATGGGTTTTTGATTGTCCTATGCTGCTGCTGTGTAACCATGCTGACAGCTATCTCGATGTCTGCTATTGCTACAAATGGTGTTGTACCTGGTGGTGGCAGTTACTTCATGATATCTAGGTCCCTTGGTCCAGAGTTTGGAGGTGCAGTTGGTATGTTGTTTTACACCGGTACAACGCTTGCTGCAGCAATGTACATCGTTGGTGCTGTTGAAATTATTCTG ACGTATATGGCTCCTGGCTTGTCCATATTCGGTGATGTCAATAAAGACCCTAGTGCGATGTATAACAACTTCAGAGTTTATGGAACAGGTTTGTTGGTGGTGATGGGCATTATTGTGTTCATCGGAGTGAAATTCGTCAACAAATTCGCAACAATAGCGTTGGCTTGTGTCATCTTTTCAATTCTGGCTGTGTATATTGGAATCTTTTACAACATTAATGGAAACGATAATTTATT CATGTGCGTTCTTGGAAAACGTCTTTTACAACTAGAAAATATAAACGATTGTCATAAAAACGTAACAGGttttctgaggaagaagtattGTACCAATGATAGCTTAATTTCTTGTGATCCTTATTTCCGTGATCACGACACCAATATTGTTCGTGGTATCAAAGGGTTGTCATCCGGAGTTTTCTTCG ATAACATCTATAATAGTTTCTTGGAAGTGGGACAATATATCGCTCAAACGAAAAATCCAGAAGATATTGAACAAATGGAAGGCCCTACCTACAACCAGGTCTATGCCGATATAACAACATCCTTCACCTTGCTTATCGGTATCTTCTTCCCTTCTGTCACTGGTATCATGGCAGGCTCAAACCGATCTGGTGATTTAGCAGATGCCCAAAAGTCAATTCCAATCGGAACTATTTGCGCTATCTTGACAACATCAACCGTATATTTATCCTGCGTTTTATTGTTCGCTGGAACAGTTGATAATCTACTCCTTAGGGATAA gtttggtGTATCCATAGGCGGTAAACTTGTGGTTGCAAACATGGCTTGGCCAAATCAATGGGTAATTCTTATAGGTTCCTTCTTATCGACCTTAGGTGCAGGCTTACAGTCATTGACTGGAGCACCGCGTTTGCTACAAGCTATTGCGAAAGATGGAATTATACCATTCCTAACACCATTCGCTGTTTCATCCAGTAGAGGAGAACCTACAAGAGCCCTTATTTTAACCCTGCTTATCTGTCAGTGTGGTATTTTACTCGGCAATGTCGATTATCTAGCACCCTTATTGTCAATGTTCTTCTTGATGTGCTATGGCTTTGTAAACCTCGCCTGTGCTCTACAAACACTTCTTCGAACTCCAAACTGGCGACCAAGGTTCAAGTACTATCACTGGTCCTTATCATTCATTGGTTTATCCTTGTGTGTAGCTATTATGTTTATGACCTCGTGGTATTATGCACTTATCGCTATGGGTATGGCTGGAATGATATACAAATACATCGAATATAGAGG CGCTGAGAAGGAATGGGGTGATGGCATCAGAGGAATGGCTCTGTCAGCAGCAAGATACTCTCTGCTTCGTTTGGACGAAGGACCACCACATACCAAAAACTGGCGTCCACAAATTTTGATATTAGTCAAACTCACCTCTGATTACGTGCCGAAATACAGAAAATTGTTTTCGTTCGCTTCCCAGTTGAAAGCGG gTAAGGGTTTGACAGTCTGTGCATCTGTTATTCATGGGGATTACACGAGGTCTTATGGGGAAGCAATGGCTGCAAAACAGAGCTTGAGGAAAACAATGGACGAAGAGAAAGTGAAAGGCTTTGTGGACATTCTGGTTGCCCGTAATATAAGCGACGGCTTATCCCACTT GGTTCAAACTACAGGTCTTGGTGGGATGAAACCCAACACTGTTATTTTAGGTTGGCCTTACGGATGGCGTCAGTCTGAAGACGAAAGGACCTGGCAAGTTTTCTTGCAGACAGTCCGTAACGTCACTGCTGCCCATATGGCCCTGTTAGTTCCTAAAGGCATTAACTTTTTCCCGAATTCAACAGATAAAGTTGTCGGAAACATCGATATCTGGTGGATCGTTCACGATGGAGGTTTGCTCATGTTGCTTCCATTCTTGTTGAAACAACATCGAACTTGGAAAAACTGCAAGATGCGCATCTTCACTGTGGCTCAACTGGAAGATAACTCGATTCAAATGAAGAAAGATCTGAAGACTTTCTTGTACCATTTGAGAATTGCTGCCGAAGTGGAAGTCGTAGAAATG ATGGACAGCGATATATCTGCATACACTTACGAACGTACTTTGATGATGGAACAACGTAACCAAATGCTGAGGGAACTGCAGCTCAATAAAAAAGAAAGCTTGGGACTG GTGCAGTCTATAGTAGATCATCATCACCAGGATCCCAAAATAGCTTCCAAGGTTAGATTCCAAGAGCCAGGATGTGGAGGGGATGACAAAACCAAGGACAACAAAAATTGTGAAGCTGAACCAACTAATGAG CCGCTGAATGGAGAGGAAAAACCAGACGATTGTGATGATTCCAGTGAAAAGGAAGATGCTTCAGAAAAGAAATGCAACGAGGAAAAGAAATACGATTTGGAAGAAGAGAAGAAACCAGCCAAAATGAAACC GGATGAAGGAAATGTTCGAAGAATGCACACAGCTGTCAAGCTGAACGAAGTGATAGTAAATCGTTCTCATGATGCTCAACTAGTTATTCTGAACTTGCCTGGCCCACCTAAAGATACGAAATTGGAGAGGGAATCGAACT ACATGGAGTTCCTTGAGGTACTTACCGAAGGACTAGAAAGAGTTCTTATGGTGAGAGGTGGAGGTCAAGAAGTAATCACCATTTACTCGTAA
- the LOC123685719 gene encoding solute carrier family 12 member 4 isoform X2 yields the protein MSAAGEDDCKQPRSPSGKAMVDGHCTPAKAGDGAEDQNLVSEKVSGYETNLYLYSEEMEDRPRISTLISSLANYSNTIPPASNDPDARPAPGGARMGTLIGVYLPCIQNIFGVILFIRLTWVVGTAGALHGFLIVLCCCCVTMLTAISMSAIATNGVVPGGGSYFMISRSLGPEFGGAVGMLFYTGTTLAAAMYIVGAVEIILTYMAPGLSIFGDVNKDPSAMYNNFRVYGTGLLVVMGIIVFIGVKFVNKFATIALACVIFSILAVYIGIFYNINGNDNLFMCVLGKRLLQLENINDCHKNVTGFLRKKYCTNDSLISCDPYFRDHDTNIVRGIKGLSSGVFFDNIYNSFLEVGQYIAQTKNPEDIEQMEGPTYNQVYADITTSFTLLIGIFFPSVTGIMAGSNRSGDLADAQKSIPIGTICAILTTSTVYLSCVLLFAGTVDNLLLRDKFGVSIGGKLVVANMAWPNQWVILIGSFLSTLGAGLQSLTGAPRLLQAIAKDGIIPFLTPFAVSSSRGEPTRALILTLLICQCGILLGNVDYLAPLLSMFFLMCYGFVNLACALQTLLRTPNWRPRFKYYHWSLSFIGLSLCVAIMFMTSWYYALIAMGMAGMIYKYIEYRGAEKEWGDGIRGMALSAARYSLLRLDEGPPHTKNWRPQILILVKLTSDYVPKYRKLFSFASQLKAGKGLTVCASVIHGDYTRSYGEAMAAKQSLRKTMDEEKVKGFVDILVARNISDGLSHLVQTTGLGGMKPNTVILGWPYGWRQSEDERTWQVFLQTVRNVTAAHMALLVPKGINFFPNSTDKVVGNIDIWWIVHDGGLLMLLPFLLKQHRTWKNCKMRIFTVAQLEDNSIQMKKDLKTFLYHLRIAAEVEVVEMMDSDISAYTYERTLMMEQRNQMLRELQLNKKESLGLVQSLADFNEVSSKENVPLVQSIVDHHHQDPKIASKVRFQEPGCGGDDKTKDNKNCEAEPTNEPLNGEEKPDDCDDSSEKEDASEKKCNEEKKYDLEEEKKPAKMKPDEGNVRRMHTAVKLNEVIVNRSHDAQLVILNLPGPPKDTKLERESNYMEFLEVLTEGLERVLMVRGGGQEVITIYS from the exons GAGATGGAGCCGAAGATCAAAACCTGGTGTCCGAGAAGGTTTCAGGTTATGAGACCAACCTGTACCTTTACTCGGAAGAAATGGAAGATCGACCACGGATCTCAACACTCATCAGCTCCTTGGCCAACTATTCGAACACCATTCCACCAGCATCTAATGACCCAGATGCCAGACCAGCTCCAGGTGGTGCCCGTATGGGTACCTTGATAGGAGTTTATCTACCGTGTATCCAAAACATCTTCGGAGTAATTCTATTCATTCGACTGACCTGGGTCGTTGGTACAGCTGGTGCGCTGCATGGGTTTTTGATTGTCCTATGCTGCTGCTGTGTAACCATGCTGACAGCTATCTCGATGTCTGCTATTGCTACAAATGGTGTTGTACCTGGTGGTGGCAGTTACTTCATGATATCTAGGTCCCTTGGTCCAGAGTTTGGAGGTGCAGTTGGTATGTTGTTTTACACCGGTACAACGCTTGCTGCAGCAATGTACATCGTTGGTGCTGTTGAAATTATTCTG ACGTATATGGCTCCTGGCTTGTCCATATTCGGTGATGTCAATAAAGACCCTAGTGCGATGTATAACAACTTCAGAGTTTATGGAACAGGTTTGTTGGTGGTGATGGGCATTATTGTGTTCATCGGAGTGAAATTCGTCAACAAATTCGCAACAATAGCGTTGGCTTGTGTCATCTTTTCAATTCTGGCTGTGTATATTGGAATCTTTTACAACATTAATGGAAACGATAATTTATT CATGTGCGTTCTTGGAAAACGTCTTTTACAACTAGAAAATATAAACGATTGTCATAAAAACGTAACAGGttttctgaggaagaagtattGTACCAATGATAGCTTAATTTCTTGTGATCCTTATTTCCGTGATCACGACACCAATATTGTTCGTGGTATCAAAGGGTTGTCATCCGGAGTTTTCTTCG ATAACATCTATAATAGTTTCTTGGAAGTGGGACAATATATCGCTCAAACGAAAAATCCAGAAGATATTGAACAAATGGAAGGCCCTACCTACAACCAGGTCTATGCCGATATAACAACATCCTTCACCTTGCTTATCGGTATCTTCTTCCCTTCTGTCACTGGTATCATGGCAGGCTCAAACCGATCTGGTGATTTAGCAGATGCCCAAAAGTCAATTCCAATCGGAACTATTTGCGCTATCTTGACAACATCAACCGTATATTTATCCTGCGTTTTATTGTTCGCTGGAACAGTTGATAATCTACTCCTTAGGGATAA gtttggtGTATCCATAGGCGGTAAACTTGTGGTTGCAAACATGGCTTGGCCAAATCAATGGGTAATTCTTATAGGTTCCTTCTTATCGACCTTAGGTGCAGGCTTACAGTCATTGACTGGAGCACCGCGTTTGCTACAAGCTATTGCGAAAGATGGAATTATACCATTCCTAACACCATTCGCTGTTTCATCCAGTAGAGGAGAACCTACAAGAGCCCTTATTTTAACCCTGCTTATCTGTCAGTGTGGTATTTTACTCGGCAATGTCGATTATCTAGCACCCTTATTGTCAATGTTCTTCTTGATGTGCTATGGCTTTGTAAACCTCGCCTGTGCTCTACAAACACTTCTTCGAACTCCAAACTGGCGACCAAGGTTCAAGTACTATCACTGGTCCTTATCATTCATTGGTTTATCCTTGTGTGTAGCTATTATGTTTATGACCTCGTGGTATTATGCACTTATCGCTATGGGTATGGCTGGAATGATATACAAATACATCGAATATAGAGG CGCTGAGAAGGAATGGGGTGATGGCATCAGAGGAATGGCTCTGTCAGCAGCAAGATACTCTCTGCTTCGTTTGGACGAAGGACCACCACATACCAAAAACTGGCGTCCACAAATTTTGATATTAGTCAAACTCACCTCTGATTACGTGCCGAAATACAGAAAATTGTTTTCGTTCGCTTCCCAGTTGAAAGCGG gTAAGGGTTTGACAGTCTGTGCATCTGTTATTCATGGGGATTACACGAGGTCTTATGGGGAAGCAATGGCTGCAAAACAGAGCTTGAGGAAAACAATGGACGAAGAGAAAGTGAAAGGCTTTGTGGACATTCTGGTTGCCCGTAATATAAGCGACGGCTTATCCCACTT GGTTCAAACTACAGGTCTTGGTGGGATGAAACCCAACACTGTTATTTTAGGTTGGCCTTACGGATGGCGTCAGTCTGAAGACGAAAGGACCTGGCAAGTTTTCTTGCAGACAGTCCGTAACGTCACTGCTGCCCATATGGCCCTGTTAGTTCCTAAAGGCATTAACTTTTTCCCGAATTCAACAGATAAAGTTGTCGGAAACATCGATATCTGGTGGATCGTTCACGATGGAGGTTTGCTCATGTTGCTTCCATTCTTGTTGAAACAACATCGAACTTGGAAAAACTGCAAGATGCGCATCTTCACTGTGGCTCAACTGGAAGATAACTCGATTCAAATGAAGAAAGATCTGAAGACTTTCTTGTACCATTTGAGAATTGCTGCCGAAGTGGAAGTCGTAGAAATG ATGGACAGCGATATATCTGCATACACTTACGAACGTACTTTGATGATGGAACAACGTAACCAAATGCTGAGGGAACTGCAGCTCAATAAAAAAGAAAGCTTGGGACTG GTTCAATCACTGGCGGATTTCAACGAAGTGTCATCTAAAGAAAATGTCCCACTG GTGCAGTCTATAGTAGATCATCATCACCAGGATCCCAAAATAGCTTCCAAGGTTAGATTCCAAGAGCCAGGATGTGGAGGGGATGACAAAACCAAGGACAACAAAAATTGTGAAGCTGAACCAACTAATGAG CCGCTGAATGGAGAGGAAAAACCAGACGATTGTGATGATTCCAGTGAAAAGGAAGATGCTTCAGAAAAGAAATGCAACGAGGAAAAGAAATACGATTTGGAAGAAGAGAAGAAACCAGCCAAAATGAAACC GGATGAAGGAAATGTTCGAAGAATGCACACAGCTGTCAAGCTGAACGAAGTGATAGTAAATCGTTCTCATGATGCTCAACTAGTTATTCTGAACTTGCCTGGCCCACCTAAAGATACGAAATTGGAGAGGGAATCGAACT ACATGGAGTTCCTTGAGGTACTTACCGAAGGACTAGAAAGAGTTCTTATGGTGAGAGGTGGAGGTCAAGAAGTAATCACCATTTACTCGTAA